The region AAAATACTTTAACGATTCAGCTTTAACAGCAATTGGCAACACTTAAAACAGGGAATCAACACATCCACATTCATCCGATGCTCGCTCTTCGAACTTCCAAACTCCTCTCGAAATCTCgttaataaacaaatttatgcGCTTGTGCCATATTTATCGCCTGGCGCAAGACAGAGATGACCAGATGGGGATCGGGCAGGATGGTGCATTTACCAACAATTAGCATAAAACATGCTCACGCACGCCAtatggaaagagagagagagagagtgctcCAACAGATTCTCGGATCGGTGATGATCGTGGAGGTTCGGAGAGGGGGGCTTAGGCATCGCATTGCCATTGACTTCAAATCGCATTATCCGGGCACTACCaataaaatttccaaaactaTTTTCATCAGCGATATAAGCGAATGGAGTGGTGGAGGGGTGAGCAGTGATGCGAAATGGTGACTCAGGTCACTGAATATCACTCTTTAAAAGCGAAGAAGCACGACTTATAGATATTTCTTCGCTGCGAATCACTgcatccaaaaaaaaaaaaccggcATTTGCTTGCCCATCTCTGGTGGACTCCGACTCCTTTGGCTGACTCGTGCCAAAGTTGTTTAATAGCCGCAGCTCAGCCCCAGGCCTTGAGTCCAGGTACAGGCCATGTGTGGGCGTTGGAAGACCGAATGATGATGAGGCggctgtggcggcggcggacCCAATGCAGGTTGACAGCCGCCGCTCCAAACTCCACCCAAGGCCTGACCGAGTTCGCCTTTGATTAAAGTTTTCACCATTGCAATCACACACAACCCGAAGAACGGGAGGAGgcggagctgcagcagcagagtgtTAAACAATAATAGGAAACGGCGCGCGGGCATCAATTATATGACAACTTCAGCCACACTCCAAGATTCAGCCTCACTagcccactcccactccctccTTCATCCCCGTCTCCGTCTATGTCTGTGGCAGTCACCGCCGGCCACATGCCACAAATTCTACACCCACTTAACTTTCAGTACGGTGTCAAATGCCCGCCAGCCCCAAGAGCCTGCTACAGCTTCAAACCGTTTGCTCTTCCTCTGCTCCATTCCATTcatgcctcctcctcctcatcatcatgcctcctcctcctccccatcCATGTCGGAGATGGCTTTGTTGCAATTTTGCCGGCTGACATGCAAGCGATGCTGAGGCAAAACCATTTgagaggacgaggaggaggcggcagaGACCGCAGCTTAGAACTGCATCTCAAGTAGAGAACGGTGGTagggggaagagagagagagagagagagagaaatagtGCGGCCTGTTGGCAGGGTTGCCAGACCTTGGACTGCTGAACGGCGACTTCTTGAGAGGAGAGATCAAAGGAAACCACAAAAGAATGCCCAGCCATGCCAGGCCCCAATCCAAATTGCTATTCATCAGAAATTCGGCATAAGCCAAACCATGggaaagatacagatacaaaatacACACTATACCTacgagtatactcgtatatacatatatgtaggtatgtatgcAAAGCCAGAGATCATACCGAATCAACATCAGAATCGAAATCATTCAACATAATATCTCACGTACATGGATGTGGATTGCTCCAGAAATTccagagcaaagcagagcagagctccttccttccttcgcCCAATCTTCCAAGGCAGAAGTTGCAGCCCATAACGGAATGGAAACcgcatggaatggaatggaatgggaggAGGCAATGAGAGATCGATAATCGGTTTGGCAACAGAAATCAAGTCAAGAAGAACATGTAATAAGCGATAATCCACAATAAATGCGCATGCGTGCAGCGCCAGCAAAGAGGAGGATCGATCGGATCGGTAGGAGTTGCAAAAAAAATCGATACTCAATCCTCAACTGGATCGAAAATTATAGCATTTATGTTGGGGATCGTGGTTCGAGTGTGCGCGCCCGCCGACAGCTGGTTGAGAACGGGAATGGGCTTCAAAGTCGGCGCTTATTGATTTCTCATCTTTTTGCTCTAAGGAAAGCAATTTGCAGTTACGTTACGCAGCTcagatatgtatatctgtgtatgatgtatatgtatttctaTGACTTCTATTCGAATATATTGACCTTGGAGGGTGGACACATGCACCACACACTAGACACTTGGCGAAACCCTAATTAATACCAATTAAGTGCGGCATTAAGCTCAATGAACCTCCATAGAATGTGGCTTGAACATGCAacatggcaatggcaatgccaatcGCGATggcctctggctgtggctgtggaatGACGCTTACAGATGGATGACATGACTGCCAGATTAATCTTTATCTTTCAACAGCTGCACCTGATAAAACTTGGCATAACTTGTGCCCCCTAGTCCCTTCCCCGACCAACTTCTGGCCGGCAGCTGTTTAACCGCTTTGTCGGCAaacgtctgtgtgtgtgtgagagagagagagtgagagaaagagagaggggggggggggatgcaATCATCAAACGGTTTTGTGGTCTGTGGAGATCGTAGAGATCTGGCACTGGGGAGCAGGTGCTTGCTGGCATTATTTGAATTGTTGTTTGCCAGAACTCTCGCCAGATCATTAGTGGTCTTTCAGAACAGTCGTGCAAAAGtgaaaatcagcaaaaaaaacttgATGCGGGAAAAGACCACAGCCCGCTTTCCACAATGCATATCGAGATGATGTTGATTTTCCCATAATTTCCGCACCTTTCATCAAGCTACTTCCTGTAGCTATTTTCTATAAACTTAATGCTTGATGAGCCCGCACTTTTAAGTCGCTCCCAAAACTCCACCCACAATCACATAACAGGGCACTCTTTATGAGAATCAATGGACTACTGCACCCCCGCGGCCCAAGTGACTCGAACGGAACTGCAGGGAATGGCAGCCAAATGGCGCATAATGCCCGGCTTTGTCACACTTGGTCGCTTGCCTTTTTGGTGGCAGGGGCTCCACTTATAGCTCCACCTCTCCACCCCAGGCGAGACCACAGCTTGCGCCGGCGGGCTGGCTGCGTCTGCCTTCGATCTGGAAACAATACAAATTCCAGTTGCAGACATATCATCGGCTCGCATTAcagcgacgacaacgacaacgacaacgacaacggcagtggcagcggcgcTCATTGATGCGAAATCGGGTCGATACGGTATTTCAGAGTAGTCCCGCATACGACGCATACGACTCATACGTCGCGACGTATCGATGACAATTGCAAACTGATTTGTGCTGATTTCCCCTCCGCTAAACACGGAAGCCATCGCCTCCGCCGCCACTGGTTCTCCATCGAATGGGGAGTGGAAAATGGAAAGTTAAttgtttcaattaaaatatgcTTTAACATTAGCCCTAAATTCTTCGCTGACGCTCTCTTAGAGCGTGGCATAATTTATGGGGAAGTTCCCCCATGAATAGCCTccgccagcagcagatgaAATCCCATTTTGATGGCCATCGAGGCGCCGCCAGAGCCAGCAATTGATGGGGGAAATCAATGCCAAGGGATTTGGGGATTCattctatttatatttctatttttggGCAGTACTTACCGTTCCGCGTGGTGCTGGCGAGGGAGCCAGTCGTGGAGCTGTTGCTGAcgtcattgttgctgttgctgctgccgctgtagCTGTTTCTATTTTGGCTCATTTCGGCGACTGGTATAGATCCGGGCTTTTGCTCATCGTCCAGGACAACAACCGGCACGGCTGTGACCAACTTGTAGTCGGGAAGGTGACCTACGGAAGAACAAGGAAACGAATCGGGTTCATTAGCCGCTCTCTGCGGGATGGTTCAGAGCGGAAGGGTCCCCAGAGATAATGCTGGACAAGTGATAAGTGGCCGATAAGAGTGAGAGTCCCCAAAACTCAACGAATAAGACAATTCTCAGAACAGTTGGATTGCAATTTTCCACCAAAATGGTTGGACATCTCCCCCCCATCGAAGTGCTGATGGGAATCGTACTGCTCTTTGGTTCCGCCAAGGCGACCTTCAACTGGGATCTGTATGGAACTCTGACCGGACTGGTGCTCCGCCATCTGAATGGCAGCATCTCGGACTTCGATTGGTGGACCTTGCGGATGAGCCACGCCCTGGAgcccgagcagcagcagcgtctggCGTGGAACATGCCCTGGACGCAGGCTCTGAGGCAGGGGCGAAGTCTCTTGGAGCTGCAGGAACAGCTGAGACCCAGCAATCCCCTCAAACTGCAGCTCTGGATGGGATTCTACTGGCACCTGCGCCGCTCGAGCCGCCTGGACGGCCGACTGACCTTTGACTTTGCTAGGACTCTGAGGCGCCTCCaactgcagcaacagccgcagcctGAGCTGTGGAGCCCCCAACTGCAAAACATGTGGCAGAGCCTGCCCCGCTCCATGCGGCTCATCCTGCACAGCCGCTGGCTGTGCTTGCAACACGAGCGGGAGATGCTTTATGCCGTGGGGGGACTCCGCCTGGAACTTGGagccaacagcaactgcagcatgTGGCAGGTGCAGGAGCTGTCGGAGCAGCGGGGCCATTGGCTGGGTCTGTTCAATGTGTGCGACAAGAACAGTCGATGGTTCATCAGTATGCAGGAGCACGACGCCGCGACGCACTTGCTACACAGTGTCCCCAGCCACACGGCCAGAAAGCTGTGTGTCCTCGAAGGACTAGGCTACCTTGGAGATgccgtctctccgctgtccgATTGCCACTGGAAGCTGAACGATTGCAGTCACTTACCACAAATATTGTTTGGGTCGTAATAAAAATTAGTGGACAGTGTTTTTCGGGGTGTTTCGAGTGTTGTCTGTTTTCTGCTCTCTACTCACCATTTGGAGTCAGAGATCTGCTCTTGTGGCTGCCTGCAATTCCTGGTCCTGGCGCTGGTCCTCCTGCCGCCGCCCCCTTCTCATACAGGCAGCTGCTGGAGGCCGCATGCAGTCGCTGTGCCACATATTGCTGGTACTGGGCGGcatgatgttgctgctgctgctgctgctggatggaggcaatgctgttgctgctgtcgtaTCTGAGGAGAAGTGTGGCCGACGAAGTGTTACCCGACGTTTGTGGCATGGGCACATAGAttgtgggctgctgctgttgttgctgttgacgGTGCAAGGTGTTGGCCTCTTGCAGCGACATCACCGATATGCCCGATGGCGTCTGGCGTCCGCTTAATAGACatgtgggcgtggccgtgcgtaacggctgctgctgctgttgctgttgcggctgttgCAGATTGCCGCCAGATGTGGCCGATGCTGCAGTGGACACCGCCCCATTGCTGGCCAGCGTGGTGCAGCTGAGGATCATCACGGGAGACTTGTCGTGCAGATCAGGCAGAGACGAGGATATCGCGGTGCTGCTCACAATGCTCTTGTTCAATCGGTTGCTGCATGTTGCGCGTgtgttgctcttgctgctgttgttgctgttcctaATGATGCTCGGacaattgttgctgctgttgctgttctccggttgctgtagctgctgcgactgttgcggctgctgtaAGGTGCTGTAGGTGTCCGTAGATTTGCGCGTTTTGAAGAGACGCATGCTACGTGGTTGCTGCAATTGTAGGAGGAGTGCACACAAAATTGTGGGTTAATTTTCGGGAGggaagcaaaaagaaaagctgaaaacccaaaaacctAAATTTGTCTGCAATTCCCCAAATCGACATTCCcttgcttttttttcgttcaacGGAGCGTATAATTAACACAAATTGCAGCTCCGGCGGCGCCTCGAGTGGGAATTGGCCAAAAAAGCAATGCAAAGTGTTGCTGATGCTTAACGATCGATTTCCTACTTTCTGGGGCATGATTTTTCGTGGCATTCCAACTTCCATATGcaacatacgagtattcatCAGTCATCACACTTTTCCGTTGCGGAAGCAAACGAATCTCAGAATCTACGAGTAAAGGATCTCCAATGGGCTCTATTTATaccaataatttattttatggcTCAACAGCTATACTGGTAGTACTCTATAGATCTATTTATAGTTCTCTATAAAGATTTGTATGAGTGTATAATCGTAGTGACAGGCAGGGCAGCGACAAGTGGCTTATCAATCTTATCAGTCGGCACCGACGACTCAGACACTTCCCCCATATGCTAATGAGGGGAGGCGCCGCTAACGCCGAACCCCCgatcgctggctggctggcttatCGGTTCAATAAACGCCTCAAAGGTGATTACCAGCAATAAAGcccacaaaaaataacaagCCGTGCACACATTTGTGTGTACTGTGTGTCTGCTtactctttttgttttcaaccattatttatttatgtttactGTTGCTTGCGGCATGTGTCACACAATATTTGCGGTACACTTCCACTCGCTGCCACTCTGCCTCTGATTAGTGTATGGATTGAACCAGGGCGCAAGGGGAGGGCGCTGAAGGTCAGCCAACAGCTGccgagtgggtgtgggtggacGGGCGGGCGAGCACTGAACCACGCACTAAACCAtcatcagaagcagcagagacCACAGCTGGAGTTAGGCAACTGCCTTGTACTTTTCAAATTAGCCAGGCTATGGTCAAAGCTAATTTGATGTTTTATACGACAGTCAACAGTTAACAGCCAGCTGCAACATTCACCCAGtcccattcccagtcccagtcccagccccagtctcCGCTAATTGATGTGACATTTGCGTGTGCATCTGCAGACGGGACGCATTGGGATGTTCTGTGTGTGGCACAGTGGTGTAGCTCCGATTAGTGGGCTTAGTGTATCGATTTGTTATAGATAACACAGTCCCCTACTATCCATTTATCATTTATAAATAGTAAATGATTTGCATGCTCCTCGATGTGTATCGATTCCTAGGGAACCTTCAATCAGCCATATGACCATCATTAAGCAATCAATCTTCAGCTATTTCAATTATTTGTCGTCCAATCCATGACCACTGTCTCTGTCTGGGACTCCAAGGCCAATGAAGCGGATATCAGCGCCAATTCCTTGGGTTGCTTTGGCTACTGTGCAGCCATAACTTTGCTAATTTTATCAGACGCTTTGAACCTTGTCTGCCTGATTTTTATAGACGCTTTTAGCCATGGCTATAGAGGATGTGGCAGAACCTTAGATCCCGAACAATATGTTGTCGTAATGTGCATTTAATTGGTCACCGAGGTCGTTGCCATAAATTTCGCTTGTgcctgtggatgtggatgtgtgccTCTAATTAATAGTGCAAAATTTTAATGGCCATCGTCGTATGATAGTCAGAGATGGAATCGGAATTGGAATCAGtatcgttgtcgctgtcgtaGTCATAGTAATAGTCGGAGTCGcaatcgcagtcgcagtcgtcAGAGTTATAGTCAAAGTGGAAGCCCAAGAGCTCAAATGGCCGTCTTGTTTATGGGAGGAAACCAGTTTCAAGGACGCGCCGCTGGCGCGATTCCAAGAACTTCACTTGGCTCATTACCGCATGACGATCGTCATCTCAtcgtggatgtggatgtggactCTCCACACGATGGAGTATGGAAGGATGGGAGGATGAGGGGATGGGGTATGCGGCTAGGGATGGAAGGTGGCGCGTAGCGAAAACGTGACTCTCCGTCTCTTCGGGGCTGACGATTGCTAAACTATTTTTTAAACTGCCTTTCAGTCGGACAAGGACAAGGCTAAGCCGATAGCCCCGTCGCATATTTCTGTGcacttaattttattttaatttgcgaacagcagcagcatcgtcCTCGTTCCTCGTTCCTCGTTCCTCGTTCCTCGttccttttttcttcttttcttaaTAAGTAATAACCACATTTTCCCCGGCTTTTAGTGTGATCCACTCTCCTTCAAAGTGCTGCTAGAGAATCAGagccacagaggcagagccagagtcgAAGCAATAGCCGCTGCAGAGTTGTAAAATTCCTGTAAACAAGCAGAGGTTGCTTGCCACAGCTGTGGCATGTGCCAGCctggcaacacacacacacacacacacacacacacacacacattcagaTGATCCCCCCAACAATTGCAGCAATGGATTGGCATTGCCCAACGGGTTGCCAGAAGAGTTTCAGCAGCCAAGGAGAGTGTACAAAGTGTACACAGAGGGGAGTCAATGGAGAGAAAAGGATGCACTCTAGGGacatagtacatatgtacatatatgggaTCATTATAGATAATGGATAAAGGTGGGATGGCAGAAAGGTGTAAAGATCTCCCAGAGCCAAAAAGGTTCCAAAATGATAGATTTCTCTTACAAGAAATACCCCACTTTAAGCATTCCATCAACTGCTTGAACACCCCACCACTTGGGGCAGCATTATCACGGGGCAGCACGGGACAAGCAGAGTTGTTACCTTTTGTTGCCACAAACTTTTTGAGTTATTTTTTCAGTGCATGTACCTTATGTACCCAACATATACATGcttacacatacacatacatataaatatgctGCGATATGGCCTATCTACCGTGCGCCTACATATCcatgtgtgtgctgctgctagtgtatgagtgtgtgtgtgtgtgtgtgtgtgtgtgtgtctactACTGGCAAGTCCGCATTCTTTTAAAGGTTGCCCCAAGTTGGCCAGAGAGCCGGGGCCAgcgtcagagccagagccagagccagagccagacccaaaGACAGAGCCGCCGCATAGCATAGCATGGCATGGCATAGCAGACCAGCTCGAACGAAAACataaaccaaaaccgaaaccgaaaaccaaaaaccaaaaacatttGCCCGCCGGCCGCCTTGAATGGTGCGTCGgcgtcagcgtcagcttcggtggcagcggcagtctCCGAGGCTGTGGCGCATGCGTCcagttttcattttcgttttaatgttgttgctgatgcCGGTGTCGGCTTGTTCTTAGTAGCccaaaaaagtacaaaaaactattgaaaacAGATCGATGGTTGCCATCAGATTTATATAGATGTGGAACTTTAGATTCGAAAATTCATATTATCGTCTTTTGAAATCAAAACAATACCCAAGGAGTACCATTTGCTTGCCTTTTTATCAGCACTCAGCTTTTTTTGGGGTGCCAATctcagatatacatatatttttattgcgGCACAAAATACAGACACAGAAATCGAACGGTGTTGCAGCTAGCCCCGGATCGGGAGCGGGCGCGGGCGCGGGCGCGCAGTACTGCAGAGCGGAATGTGGCTGACCTTCAGGAGGCCTTCTGCCACCTGTTTGCCCAGTCCCCAAAGGAGATATCGGATTGGCCAGTGGAACAGTTACTGGACGCTGTTCCAGCTAATTAGGCATATCGATATGATTATCCCCTCTGCGGcagtgcctgctgctgctgatgctgctgttgctgttgctgttgcaactgtGACTCATCCTCGTGTGCCGTGCGCTGCGCAAAATGTTGCTGGAATGTTGCTGCCACACTCGCCCGGCTATAAATAGTTAACATAATCAAAATGCAGGCGTGTAAGCCAAGCATTTGCATAGTTCTGCCTGCatgctgttgcctgttgcctgttgcatgttgttgctcttgttgcCTGCTGAATGTTGCTATTGGCAATTATCTTTGGCATGCGCAGACATTGGTCTAAATGTCAAGGTAAATTATGATGCGTTCAGCCACTATTACGTCTAATAGTCCAAAATTCATGCACGTGTGCAACTATTTTTAGTTGTTGTCGGAGTCGCCCCTCCCAATGACAGATCACTGAACAGAacctgctactgctgctgcggctcctcctccttttgctgctgttgttgttgcaactaTTTGATGCATGTCTCTGGCTGCGCCCATTTCTACGCTAATTAAGCCGCGACTTCGACTTGGACTTGCACTTGGCCgagagtcccagtcccagtcccagtcccagtccacGCCGTAGTACCactcgtagtcgtcgtcgtagcAATAGACCCGGCCAAGGCCTCTCCCATTGCCATctgaagatggc is a window of Drosophila pseudoobscura strain MV-25-SWS-2005 chromosome 3, UCI_Dpse_MV25, whole genome shotgun sequence DNA encoding:
- the LOC6899106 gene encoding uncharacterized protein, yielding MVGHLPPIEVLMGIVLLFGSAKATFNWDLYGTLTGLVLRHLNGSISDFDWWTLRMSHALEPEQQQRLAWNMPWTQALRQGRSLLELQEQLRPSNPLKLQLWMGFYWHLRRSSRLDGRLTFDFARTLRRLQLQQQPQPELWSPQLQNMWQSLPRSMRLILHSRWLCLQHEREMLYAVGGLRLELGANSNCSMWQVQELSEQRGHWLGLFNVCDKNSRWFISMQEHDAATHLLHSVPSHTARKLCVLEGLGYLGDAVSPLSDCHWKLNDCSHLPQILFGS